The following proteins come from a genomic window of Corallococcus sp. NCRR:
- the ruvB gene encoding Holliday junction branch migration DNA helicase RuvB — translation MAMARKSDDTLSGDVQPEDIRLEASLRPRTFDEYVGQGTVVEKLKVYVAAARSRGDALDHCLFSGPPGLGKTSLAHIIANELGVGIHVTSGPALEKKGDLAGLLTNLNERDILFIDEIHRLNAAVEEYLYPAMEDFRLDITIDTGPAARAMKIDLPPFTLVGATTRTGLLTSPLRDRFQIQDRLEYYEPKFLEQILDRSARILGVPMDRAASREVSTRSRGTPRIANRLLRRLRDFAQVEGNGRITYDLAHDSLSRLGVDASGLDAMDRKILLTILEKFGGGPVGVETIAASVGEQRDTIEDVYEPFLMQEGFLMRTPRGRTATLRTYQYFKKTPPPSSPQGALF, via the coding sequence ATGGCGATGGCGAGGAAGTCCGACGACACCCTCTCGGGAGATGTTCAGCCGGAAGACATCCGGTTGGAGGCCTCCCTGCGCCCGCGCACCTTCGACGAGTACGTGGGGCAGGGGACGGTCGTCGAGAAGCTGAAGGTGTACGTGGCCGCGGCCCGGAGCCGGGGTGACGCGCTGGACCACTGCCTGTTCTCCGGCCCCCCGGGCCTGGGCAAGACGTCGCTCGCGCACATCATCGCGAACGAGCTGGGCGTGGGCATCCACGTCACCAGCGGCCCCGCGCTGGAGAAGAAGGGCGACCTGGCGGGCCTGCTCACCAACCTCAACGAGCGGGACATCCTCTTCATCGACGAAATCCACCGCCTCAACGCCGCCGTGGAGGAGTACCTCTACCCGGCGATGGAGGACTTCCGGCTGGACATCACCATCGACACCGGGCCCGCCGCCCGCGCGATGAAGATCGACCTGCCGCCCTTCACGCTGGTGGGCGCCACCACGCGCACGGGCCTGCTCACGTCCCCGCTGCGCGACCGCTTCCAGATCCAGGATCGCCTGGAGTACTACGAGCCGAAGTTCCTGGAGCAGATCCTCGACCGCTCCGCGCGCATCCTCGGCGTGCCCATGGACCGCGCCGCCAGCCGCGAGGTCTCCACCCGCTCGCGCGGCACGCCCCGCATCGCGAACCGCCTCTTGCGCCGCCTGCGCGACTTCGCCCAGGTGGAGGGCAACGGCCGCATCACCTACGACCTGGCGCATGACTCGCTGAGCCGCCTGGGCGTGGACGCGAGTGGCCTGGACGCGATGGACCGCAAGATCCTCCTCACCATCCTGGAGAAGTTCGGCGGCGGCCCGGTGGGCGTGGAGACCATCGCCGCGAGCGTGGGCGAACAGCGCGACACCATCGAGGACGTCTACGAGCCCTTCCTCATGCAGGAGGGCTTCCTCATGCGCACGCCCCGGGGCCGCACCGCCACGCTGCGCACCTACCAGTACTTCAAGAAGACGCCGCCCCCCAGCTCCCCACAAGGGGCGCTCTTCTAA
- a CDS encoding response regulator: MVAYLHAAPPPETSAPAGGRDALDLPGGTGDWVLLVGETARPAVAEALAREGFEPVLVDGARAALARLGVEAGGTLPGVAPTDSKDGLPRLVIIDADLPDGDGFSLCGVLRADPKCAHLPVLLVAKLAEEFHRDLAAGVGADEYLVEPVDARDVAVLARLKAGRRGDEDVYDAHTSTLPLVALVRALLSGVRSGRVVLSEDSGTLFFRHGLVVDAAFHGERGSLAFRRLLCFGAGAYTVTFGPELQRGSFSMDRPFICEQVVPGLERFEQLRVKGLPLAARLTVDFNRLAQELPSLPEDVEQVVRLFDGRRTVRAMLLECRFPEALAYEAATRLFMLGVLVPAILVEERERARESAGPPRLFEPVLAPDSEPEPGPDAS, encoded by the coding sequence ATGGTTGCCTACCTGCACGCCGCACCGCCTCCTGAAACCTCCGCGCCCGCGGGAGGTCGTGATGCACTCGACCTTCCGGGTGGGACTGGGGACTGGGTGCTGCTCGTGGGGGAGACGGCGCGGCCCGCGGTGGCGGAGGCGCTCGCCCGCGAGGGCTTCGAGCCCGTGCTCGTGGACGGGGCCCGCGCGGCGTTGGCGCGGCTGGGCGTGGAGGCGGGCGGGACGCTGCCGGGCGTGGCGCCCACGGATTCGAAGGACGGGCTGCCCCGGCTGGTCATCATCGACGCGGACCTGCCGGACGGCGACGGCTTCAGCCTCTGCGGCGTGCTCCGCGCGGACCCGAAGTGCGCGCACCTGCCGGTGCTGCTGGTGGCGAAGCTCGCGGAGGAGTTCCACCGCGACCTCGCCGCGGGCGTGGGCGCGGACGAGTACCTGGTGGAGCCGGTGGACGCGCGCGACGTGGCGGTGCTCGCGCGGCTCAAGGCGGGACGGCGCGGCGATGAGGACGTCTACGACGCGCACACCTCGACGCTGCCGCTCGTGGCGCTGGTGCGCGCCCTGCTATCCGGCGTGCGCTCGGGGCGGGTGGTGCTGTCGGAGGACTCGGGCACGCTCTTCTTCCGCCATGGCCTGGTGGTGGACGCGGCCTTCCACGGCGAGCGCGGCAGCCTCGCGTTCCGGCGCCTCTTGTGCTTCGGCGCGGGCGCGTACACGGTGACGTTCGGCCCGGAGCTGCAACGCGGCAGCTTCTCCATGGACCGCCCGTTCATCTGCGAGCAGGTGGTGCCCGGCCTGGAGCGCTTCGAACAGCTGCGCGTCAAGGGCCTGCCCCTGGCGGCGCGGCTCACGGTGGACTTCAACCGGCTGGCGCAGGAGCTGCCCTCGCTGCCGGAGGACGTGGAGCAGGTGGTGCGCCTCTTCGACGGGCGGCGCACCGTGCGCGCGATGCTGCTGGAGTGCCGCTTCCCGGAGGCCCTGGCCTACGAGGCGGCGACCCGCCTGTTCATGCTGGGCGTGCTGGTGCCCGCCATCCTGGTGGAGGAGCGCGAGCGCGCCCGGGAGTCCGCGGGGCCGCCCCGCCTCTTCGAGCCCGTCCTGGCCCCCGATTCCGAGCCGGAGCCCGGGCCGGACGCATCGTGA
- the ruvA gene encoding Holliday junction branch migration protein RuvA, translating to MIARLRGNVLEKGAEDAVVDVNGVGYRVNLSTVSLGKLPADGQPVDLRIRTVVREDAFELFGFLSPAEEELFQLLNTVSRVGPRMALGVMSGMEVGELIAALSRGETSRLAKIHGVGKKTAERLVLELKEKVRNLHSEGIAKGTTPRAPITSGNKADLVSALLNLGYKQPQAEKAADVVITQLGPDASFQALFREALKSLRSSP from the coding sequence ATGATCGCCCGGCTGCGTGGCAACGTGTTGGAGAAGGGTGCGGAAGACGCCGTCGTCGACGTGAACGGCGTGGGCTACCGCGTGAACCTGTCCACCGTGTCGCTGGGCAAGCTGCCCGCGGACGGCCAGCCGGTGGACCTGCGCATCCGCACCGTGGTGCGCGAGGACGCCTTCGAGCTCTTCGGCTTCCTCTCCCCCGCGGAGGAGGAGCTCTTCCAACTGCTCAACACCGTGTCCCGCGTCGGTCCGCGCATGGCCCTGGGCGTGATGTCCGGCATGGAGGTGGGCGAGCTCATCGCGGCGCTGTCGCGCGGTGAGACGAGCCGGCTCGCCAAGATTCACGGCGTGGGCAAGAAGACCGCCGAGCGGCTCGTCCTGGAGCTCAAGGAGAAGGTGCGCAACCTCCACTCGGAGGGCATCGCGAAGGGCACCACCCCGCGCGCGCCCATCACCTCCGGCAACAAGGCGGACCTCGTCTCCGCGCTGCTCAACCTGGGCTACAAGCAGCCCCAGGCGGAGAAGGCCGCGGACGTCGTCATCACGCAGCTGGGCCCAGACGCCTCCTTCCAGGCCCTCTTCCGCGAAGCCCTCAAGTCCCTGCGCTCCAGCCCGTGA
- a CDS encoding ELWxxDGT repeat protein gives MAAWREVPVVVMLLSGVLGVGCGGGEGEDVSAVQEAPAAMEQAVYGGPQPCGLSARLVRDVRRGAEGSAPETLVEVGGQVFYAADDGVSGRELWVMEGSATGAHQVKDVRPGANGSTPRFLTRMGGRLFFVADDGAHGPELWLSDGTEKGTVLVADLRLGAQGSAPDGLTVVGNRLYFTADDGTRGRELWSTDGTAKGTQLTQEFARGPGSLFLDDLTEWNGKLALVAYGDAVTLWVVDGRTGTSRALFHAPEQSVVFALTPAGKDRLFFLVDVGFGEADLWVTRGQPLLTFPLRHFEGDYPSELTPLGSAVYFMAGAEGFFGEPGDQVHGGELWKSDGTLLGTRLVKDVRPGPQGSLPSGLTVLDGRLYFSADDGVHGRELWRSNGTAQGTVLVKDVEPGPEGSTPMSFAVVDGWLFFSATTAGRGREGWYSNGDPGRVDPMRDIAPAGLDANPRGFVRAGSSVFFLATDPAQGEEPWALPFLPAARCARLEP, from the coding sequence ATGGCGGCGTGGCGTGAGGTTCCGGTCGTCGTGATGCTGCTCTCGGGTGTCCTCGGGGTGGGGTGTGGCGGGGGGGAAGGCGAGGACGTATCGGCGGTGCAAGAGGCGCCAGCGGCGATGGAGCAGGCGGTCTACGGGGGCCCGCAGCCGTGTGGCCTGTCGGCGCGGCTCGTCCGGGACGTCCGGCGCGGCGCGGAGGGCTCGGCGCCGGAGACGCTGGTGGAGGTGGGCGGGCAGGTCTTCTACGCCGCGGATGACGGCGTGTCCGGCCGCGAGCTGTGGGTGATGGAGGGGAGCGCCACGGGCGCGCACCAGGTGAAGGACGTGCGGCCCGGGGCCAATGGCAGCACGCCGCGCTTCCTCACGCGGATGGGCGGGCGGCTGTTCTTCGTCGCGGACGACGGCGCGCACGGGCCGGAGCTGTGGCTGTCGGACGGCACCGAGAAGGGCACGGTGCTGGTGGCGGACCTCCGGCTCGGGGCGCAGGGCAGCGCGCCGGACGGGCTGACGGTGGTGGGCAACCGGCTGTACTTCACCGCGGATGACGGCACGCGCGGCCGCGAGCTGTGGAGCACGGACGGCACGGCGAAGGGCACGCAGCTCACGCAGGAGTTCGCGCGCGGGCCGGGCTCGCTGTTCCTGGACGACCTGACGGAGTGGAACGGGAAGCTCGCGCTGGTGGCGTACGGCGACGCGGTGACGCTGTGGGTGGTGGACGGGCGGACCGGCACCTCGCGGGCGCTCTTCCACGCCCCGGAGCAGTCCGTCGTCTTCGCGCTGACGCCCGCGGGGAAGGATCGCCTCTTCTTCCTCGTGGACGTGGGCTTCGGCGAGGCGGACCTCTGGGTGACGCGGGGCCAGCCCCTCCTCACCTTCCCGCTGAGGCACTTCGAGGGGGACTACCCGTCGGAGCTCACGCCGCTGGGCAGCGCCGTGTACTTCATGGCCGGCGCGGAGGGCTTCTTCGGCGAGCCCGGGGACCAGGTCCACGGCGGCGAGCTGTGGAAGAGCGACGGCACGCTCCTGGGCACCCGCCTGGTGAAGGACGTGCGGCCGGGGCCCCAGGGCTCGCTGCCCTCCGGGCTGACGGTGCTGGACGGGCGGCTGTACTTCTCAGCGGATGACGGCGTGCACGGCCGCGAGCTGTGGCGCTCCAACGGCACGGCGCAGGGCACGGTGCTGGTGAAGGACGTGGAGCCAGGTCCCGAAGGCAGCACCCCCATGTCCTTCGCGGTGGTGGACGGGTGGCTCTTCTTCTCCGCGACGACGGCGGGCCGGGGCCGCGAGGGCTGGTACTCCAACGGCGACCCGGGCCGCGTGGACCCGATGCGCGACATCGCGCCCGCGGGGCTGGACGCGAACCCCCGCGGCTTCGTGCGCGCGGGGAGCTCCGTCTTCTTCCTCGCCACGGACCCGGCCCAGGGGGAGGAGCCCTGGGCGCTGCCCTTCCTCCCCGCGGCCCGCTGCGCCCGCCTGGAGCCCTGA
- the ruvC gene encoding crossover junction endodeoxyribonuclease RuvC has product MRVLGVDPGSRFMGFGVVEEKKGKLVHLGHGVIKVVESAPLAERLKDLHAALSAALGRYQPEAVAVEGLFTFRNARSALVLGHARGVALLAAAQAGLPVHEYAPASVKKSVGASGAGGKDAVARMVRTLLGVDEATLERADASDALAVALCHLNQFRVGIPRASAPGNGKRKGAASVLADRLSSAYQRPETRR; this is encoded by the coding sequence GTGCGGGTACTCGGCGTGGACCCTGGCAGCCGCTTCATGGGCTTCGGGGTGGTGGAGGAGAAGAAGGGCAAGCTCGTGCACCTGGGCCATGGCGTCATCAAGGTGGTGGAGTCCGCGCCCCTCGCTGAACGCCTGAAGGACCTGCACGCCGCCTTGAGCGCCGCGCTCGGGCGCTACCAGCCGGAGGCCGTGGCCGTGGAGGGCCTCTTCACCTTCCGCAACGCCCGCAGCGCCCTGGTGCTGGGCCACGCGCGCGGCGTGGCGCTGCTCGCCGCGGCGCAGGCGGGCCTGCCCGTGCACGAGTACGCCCCCGCCAGCGTGAAGAAGTCCGTGGGCGCCAGCGGCGCGGGCGGCAAGGACGCCGTGGCGCGCATGGTGCGCACGCTGCTCGGCGTGGATGAAGCGACGCTGGAGCGCGCGGATGCCAGCGACGCGCTCGCCGTGGCGCTGTGCCACTTGAACCAGTTCCGCGTGGGCATTCCCCGCGCCAGCGCTCCCGGCAACGGCAAGCGCAAGGGGGCCGCGTCGGTGCTCGCGGACCGCCTGTCGTCCGCCTACCAGCGCCCGGAGACCCGCCGATGA
- a CDS encoding YebC/PmpR family DNA-binding transcriptional regulator, protein MSGHNRWSKLKRRNAVLGVAKGKLYSKAIKEMTVAARLGGGDPSSNARLRVAVAQARESNIPRDTIERAIKKGTGELAGESYEEVTYEGYGPGGVALIIECLTDNRNRSASDVRNLLSNYGGNMGAEGAVGWMFHRKGVITVKPGPTEDQVMEQALDAGAEDVVDQGPDGFEVRTAPADLHAVGAKLEAAGLALGEQKWTFVPQNTVKVEGDNAKRLLKLMDALDDNDDVQHVHANFEIDESLMESLST, encoded by the coding sequence ATGTCCGGTCACAACCGATGGTCGAAACTCAAACGCCGCAATGCCGTCCTGGGCGTGGCCAAGGGCAAGCTCTACTCCAAGGCCATCAAGGAGATGACCGTCGCCGCGCGCCTGGGCGGTGGTGACCCGTCCAGCAACGCCCGCCTGCGCGTGGCCGTGGCCCAGGCGCGCGAGTCGAACATCCCGCGCGACACCATCGAGCGCGCCATCAAGAAGGGCACGGGCGAGCTGGCCGGCGAGTCGTACGAAGAGGTGACGTACGAGGGCTACGGCCCCGGCGGCGTCGCGCTCATCATCGAGTGCCTCACCGACAACCGGAACCGCTCCGCCAGCGACGTGCGCAACCTCTTGAGCAACTACGGAGGGAACATGGGCGCGGAGGGCGCCGTGGGCTGGATGTTCCACCGGAAGGGCGTCATCACCGTGAAGCCCGGCCCCACCGAGGACCAGGTGATGGAGCAGGCCCTGGACGCGGGCGCCGAGGACGTCGTGGACCAGGGGCCGGACGGCTTCGAGGTGCGCACCGCCCCGGCGGACCTGCACGCGGTGGGCGCGAAGCTGGAGGCCGCGGGCCTGGCCCTGGGCGAGCAGAAGTGGACCTTCGTGCCGCAGAACACCGTGAAGGTGGAAGGCGACAACGCGAAGCGCCTGTTGAAGCTGATGGATGCGCTCGACGACAACGACGACGTGCAGCACGTGCACGCCAACTTCGAAATCGACGAGTCCCTGATGGAGTCGCTGTCCACGTAG